A region of Diospyros lotus cultivar Yz01 chromosome 3, ASM1463336v1, whole genome shotgun sequence DNA encodes the following proteins:
- the LOC127796546 gene encoding F-box/LRR-repeat protein 17-like produces MHGRQAHPATAGTVSPISDFYQPKQGKKRGSYNCGRCGLPKKGHKCHIPADTTPTDSDSYTPAALPSPPSVVRPLPSTPPPGQPHPYLRRALSFDDIDVRDSLDSDDEEEYDAPELETVIDSGRLPMRCLWEVLRRLPPPAILSAAKVCKGWRDTARRLWRAAEELRLRVPAKAQVGLVGSVLQKCPGLVRLSIRMESDVDATMLACVAFSCPNLEAMEIFTSKTSVNRITGDELGRFIADKRCLASLKMEGCFSLGGFVLSSSSLSTLWLSDLHSLSKMVFNCPNLKEISLSFSCQENDNTDLITMVDSLGRGCPRLQNVHIASVHLSHAAVLALTAANLRWLQMLSLVLGSEITDASVAAIASSYSNLELLDLSGSSISDSGIGMICNVFPETLSKLLLALCPNVTLSGIQFAAAQLPLLELMDCGMTLCDPNSLGSVSEEINECELQKLSDSKLHFICQKLIIKHGRLKKLSLWGCSGLDGLYLNCPQLNDLNLNGCKNLHPERLLLQLPRLENVHASGCCDMLVETIQSQVCKESAAMKNHYPFKRLADGSKRVRVPHFFNDQASDHDEKQRFVKRQCIVVVD; encoded by the exons ATGCACGGCCGCCAAGCTCATCCCGCCACCGCCGGCACCGTCTCCCCGATCTCCGACTTCTATCAACCCAAGCAAGGCAAAAAGCGGGGGAGCTACAACTGCGGCCGTTGCGGTCTTCCCAAGAAAGGCCATAAATGTCACATTCCGGCCGATACGACCCCCACTGACTCAGACTCTTATACTCCCGCCGCCTTGCCTTCGCCCCCTTCCGTCGTCAGGCCGCTTCCGTCGACACCGCCACCGGGCCAGCCCCACCCGTACCTTAGGCGAGCGCTCTCTTTCGACGACATTGACGTCCGAGATTCGCTGGATTCTGACGATGAAGAGGAGTACGATGCGCCGGAGCTGGAAACTGTTATTGATTCCGGCCGATTGCCGATGAGATGCCTGTGGGAAGTGCTTAGGAGGTTACCGCCGCCGGCGATTCTTTCGGCGGCGAAAGTGTGCAAGGGGTGGAGGGACACGGCCAGGAGGCTCTGGCGGGCGGCGGAGGAACTGAGGCTTAGGGTTCCGGCGAAGGCCCAGGTTGGACTAGTTGGATCGGTTTTGCAGAAGTGTCCGGGACTAGTTCGACTCTCGATTAGAATGGAAAG TGATGTGGATGCAACGATGCTTGCTTGTGTTGCATTCTCTTGTCCCAATCTGGAGGCTATGGAAATCTTTACATCCAAGACTTCAGTCAATCGAATAACTGG GGATGAATTGGGCCGTTTTATTGCTGATAAAAGATGCCTTGCGAGCCTTAAGATGGAAGGTTGTTTTAGCCTTGGAGGTTTTGTTCTTTCTTCATCAAGTCTTTCTACTCTTTGGCTTTCAGATCTTCACTCTCTATCTAAGATG GTTTTCAACTGCCCCAATTTGAAGGAGATTTCTCTCAGTTTTTCCTGTCAAGAAAATGATAATACTGATCTTATTACTATGGTGGATAGCTTGGGAAGGGGCTGTCCAAGGCTACAGAATGTACACATTGCATCAGTTCATCTATCTCATGCTGCTGTTCTTGCCCTAACAGCTGCAAATTTAAG ATGGTTGCAGATGCTTTCTCTTGTGCTTGGATCAGAGATCACTGATGCATCAGTTGCAGCAATTGCCTCAAGTTATTCAAACCTAGAATTGCTTGATCTAAGTGG GTCTTCCATCAGTGACAGTGGCATTGGAATGATCTGCAATGTGTTTCCAGAAACACTATCAAAGCTTCTTCTTGCCCTTTGTCCCAACGTTACTTTGA gTGGAATCCAATTTGCTGCCGCCCAACTGCCTCTTCTTGAACTCATGGATTGTGGGATGACCCTATGTGATCCAAATTCCCTAGGCTCAGTCTCTGAAGAAATCAATGAATGTGAGTTGCAGAAATTGTCCGACAGCAAACTACACTTTATCTGCCAGAAACTAATCATCAAACATGGAAGACTAAAAAAGCTAAGCTTGTGGGGATGTTCTGGTTTAGAT GGTTTATATCTGAACTGTCCACAACTTAATGATCTGAATCTAAATGGATGTAAAAATTTGCATCCAG AGAGATTGCTGCTTCAGTTACCACGTTTGGAGAATGTGCATGCATCAGGCTGTTGTGATATGTTGGTAGAAACTATTCAAAGCCAG GTCTGTAAGGAATCTGCTGCTATGAAAAATCATTATCCTTTCAAGCGATTAGCTGATGGCTCCAAGAGAGTTCGGGTCCCACATTTTTTCAATGATCAG GCGTCTGATCATGATGAAAAGCAGAGATTTGTCAAAAGGCAGTGCATTGTGGTTGTAGATTAA
- the LOC127797061 gene encoding putative uridine kinase C227.14 — MEATSFSAISRGFPGSSSETLMLKRMKLPVWHQVSVSISPTKSTSRPSLSRRRFPIQKGQSLQVVCSQNNDAPVVEARRMDEIYDFLAERLVSAIVTASNPNFKYIVGLAGPPGAGKSTVASEIVRRVNELWPEKSCSFHSQVQPPEVATVLPMDGFHLYRHQLDAMEDPEEAHARRGAPWTFDPELLLRCIKTLRNQGSVYAPSFDHGVGDPVEDDIFVSLQHKVVIMEGNYLLLEDGVWKEISSLFDEKWFIEVDIETSMQRVLKRHISTGKPPDVAKWRIDYNDRPNAELINKSKKKADLIIKSVDFSS; from the exons ATGGAGGCCACTTCCTTTTCTGCAATCTCAAGAGGATTTCCCGGTTCTTCGTCAG AAACATTAATGCTCAAAAGGATGAAGCTTCCTGTTTGGCACCAGGTGTCTGTCTCCATCTCGCCAACTAAAAGCACCAGCAGACCTTCATTGAGTCGAAGAAGGTTTCCAATTCAGAAGGGACAATCCCTGCAG GTGGTTTGTAGCCAAAATAATGATGCCCCTGTGGTAGAGGCCAG GCGTATGGATGAAATATACGATTTCTTGGCTGAACGTCTTGTTTCAGCAATAGTCACAGCATCAAATCCCAATTTCAA GTACATTGTGGGTTTGGCTGGTCCTCCAGGTGCCGGAAAGTCTACTGTTGCATCTGAAATCGTTCGGCGTGTAAATGAGTTATGGCCTGAAAAATCTTGTTCATTTCATTCACAAGTTCAACCACCAGAGGTGGCTACAGTTCTTCCAATGGATGGATTCCACCTATATCGTCATCAGCTGGATGCTATGGAG gaTCCAGAGGAAGCTCATGCAAGGAGAGGAG CTCCATGGACATTTGATCCTGAACTGCTGCTAAGATGCATCAAGACTTTGAGGAATCAG GGATCAGTTTATGCTCCTTCATTTGACCACGGTGTTGGAGATCCAGTGGAAGATGATATTTTTGTGAGCCTTCA GCATAAGGTGGTGATAATGGAAGGGAATTATCTGCTCCTCGAAGATGGGGTTTGGAAGGAGATATCATCCCTTTTTGATGAGAAGTG GTTTATTGAGGTTGACATCGAAACATCGATGCAGAGGGTTTTAAAGAGACATATATCGACTG GAAAGCCTCCAGATGTAGCTAAATGGCGG ATAGATTACAATGACCGGCCTAATGCAGAGCTCATAAACAAGTCAAAGAAAAAAGCAGACTTGATAATCAAGTCAGTTGATTTCTCGAGTTGA
- the LOC127797062 gene encoding phospholipase A1-Igamma1, chloroplastic-like → MAVSPSNMATIPFKPRHQNHLLLQSQPPLPPFCQKSPLGFSQESHLRRRSRRSSHAILQASSKTSDLSLPSTASLADHLEIEKEKKSDEPRLADCWREIHGEGDWVGMLDPCHPALRSELIRYGEMAQACYDAFDYEPFSKYCGSCRFSRLDFFKLLGMEDAGYEVTRYLYATSNINLPNFFKKSRWPKVWSKNANWIGYVAVSNEETSRRLGRRDIAVAWRGTVTRLEWIADLMDFLKPVSSNKIPCPDPTVKVESGFLDLYTDRNEECRFCKYSAREQILTEIRRLIEMYPDEDLSITMTGHSLGSALAILSGYDIVEAAVNVMGDGRVAPVCVFSYSGPRVGNVRFKERVELLELKVLRVVNVHDVVPKSPGFIFNEAAPPVLMKVARGLPWSYSHVGVELALDHQHSPFLKPAGDLACAHNLEALLHLLDGYHGKGRRFALASGRDPALVNKACDFLKDHYMVPPNWRQDHNKGMIRDPDGRWIQPERPRIEDHPDDMPQHLTQLGFLHNTNP, encoded by the exons ATGGCCGTATCTCCTTCCAACATGGCCACCATTCCCTTCAAACCGCGTCACCAAAACCACCTCCTCCTTCAGTCTCAGCCGCCGCTGCCACCCTTTTGCCAAAAATCTCCCCTCGGATTCTCACAGGAATCGCACCTACgcagaagaagtagaagaagttCGCATGCAATCTTACAAGCCTCGTCCAAGACCAGCGACCTATCCTTACCTTCCACGGCGTCTCTAGCCGATCATCTGGAGAtcgagaaggaaaagaaatccGACGAGCCACGATTAGCCGACTGCTGGAGAGAGATCCACGGCGAAGGCGATTGGGTCGGGATGCTCGATCCGTGTCACCCCGCTCTTCGATCGGAGCTCATCCGCTACGGCGAGATGGCGCAAGCCTGCTACGACGCCTTCGACTACGAGCCGTTCTCTAAGTACTGCGGTAGCTGCCGGTTCAGTCGCCTCGATTTCTTCAAGCTCCTCGGAATGGAGGATGCCGGCTACGAGGTCACGCGATACCTCTACGCTACATCCAACATCAACTTACCGAACTTCTTCAAGAAATCGCGGTGGCCTAAGGTGTGGAGCAAGAACGCCAACTGGATCGGCTACGTAGCCGTGTCGAACGAGGAAACTTCGAGGCGGTTGGGCCGCCGTGACATCGCCGTCGCCTGGCGGGGCACGGTGACGCGGCTCGAGTGGATCGCCGACTTGATGGACTTCCTGAAACCGGTTTCCTCCAACAAGATCCCCTGCCCCGACCCGACCGTCAAGGTTGAGTCGGGCTTTCTCGATCTCTACACCGACCGAAACGAGGAATGCCGATTCTGCAAGTACTCAGCCCGAGAACAGATCTTAACGGAGATAAGGAGATTGATCGAAATGTATCCAGATGAAGATCTGAGCATTACGATGACCGGCCATAGTTTGGGAAGCGCGTTGGCGATATTGAGCGGGTACGATATCGTTGAAGCGGCAGTGAATGTGATGGGAGATGGTCGGGTCGCACCCGTTTGCGTGTTCTCGTATTCGGGGCCTCGGGTAGGGAACGTGAGATTTAAGGAGCGGGTTGAGCTGCTAGAGCTGAAGGTGCTGAGAGTGGTGAATGTTCACGACGTGGTGCCGAAGTCGCCGGGATTCATTTTCAACGAGGCGGCGCCGCCGGTGCTGATGAAGGTGGCGAGGGGGCTGCCGTGGAGCTACTCCCACGTCGGGGTGGAGCTGGCGCTGGACCACCAGCACTCGCCGTTTCTGAAGCCCGCCGGCGACCTGGCTTGCGCCCACAATTTGGAGGCTCTCCTGCATTTGCTCGATGG GTACCACGGGAAAGGGCGTAGATTTGCTCTGGCAAGTGGGCGGGACCCAGCCCTGGTAAACAAGGCCTGTGATTTTCTCAAGGATCACTACATGGTCCCACCAAACTGGAGGCAAGATCATAACAAGGGTATGATCAGGGACCCAGATGGCCGTTGGATCCAGCCTGAACGGCCCAGGATCGAGGACCACCCTGATGACATGCCGCAGCATCTCACCCAATTGGGCTTCCTTCACAACACCAATCCATAG
- the LOC127797064 gene encoding dihydropyrimidinase isoform X1, protein MGGNFIGTQTVIHFSLFVVLLLSFFPPITESSNQFCEAGTSYGYPDCGISSSSQWSSPSKILIKGGTVVNAHHQEIADVYVEDGIIVAVKPNLKYHLQVGSNVTVLDATGKFVMPGGIDPHAHLAMEFMGSRSIDDFFSGQSAALAGGTTMHIDFVIPTNGSLSAGFEAYVEKAKKSCMDYGFHMAITKWDESVSREMEIMVKEKGINSFKFFLAYKGSFMVNDELLLEGLKKCKSLGALAMVHAENGDAVFEGQKRMIELGITGPEGHALSRPPALEGEATARAIRLAGFVNTPLYVVHVMSIDAMEEIAKARKSGQRVTGEAVVSGLVLDDSRLWDPDFTTAAKFVMSPPIRSLGHGKALQGGLSTGVLQLIGTDHCTFNSTQKALGIDDFRKIPNGVNGIEERMHLVWDTMVESGQIPVTDYVRLTSTECARIFNIYPRKGAILVGSDADIIILNPNSSFEISASTHRSRTDTNVYEGRRGKGRVEVTIAGGRIVWENGRLEVAPGSGKYIEMPPFGYIFDGIDKADAKYLSSLRAPVKRFKATS, encoded by the exons ATGGGCGGGAATTTCATCGGAACTCAGACGGTGATCCATTTCAGTTTGTTCGTCGTTCTGCTGCTCTCATTCTTTCCGCCGATTACAGAATCCAGCAATCAG TTTTGTGAAGCTGGGACTAGTTATGGTTATCCAGACTGTGGAATCTCATCTTCATCTCAGTGGTCATCACCATCAAAGATTTTGATAAAGGGAGGAACAGTTGTGAATGCTCATCATCAAGAGATTGCTGATGTGTATGTAGAGGATGGGATTATTGTTGCTGTCAAGCCTAATCTCAAG TACCATCTGCAGGTTGGCAGCAATGTGACTGTGCTTGATGCCACTGGAAAGTTTGTCATGCCAG GAGGAATTGATCCTCATGCTCACCTAGCAATGGAGTTTATGGGTTCCAGGTCCATTGATGACTTCTTCAGTGGTCAATCTGCTGCTTTAGCAGGGGGAACAACAATGCACATTGACTTTGTTATCCCAACAAATGGAAGTTTATCTGCTGGTTTTGAAGCCTATGTAGAAAAAGCCAAGAAGTCGTGCATGGATTATGGTTTCCATATGGCCATAACCAAATGGGATGAATCAGTGTCAAGAGAAATGGAAATCATGGTTAAGGAGAAAG GTATCAACTCTTTTAAGTTTTTCCTAGCCTACAAGGGGTCTTTTATGGTAAATGATGAGCTTCTATTGGAAGGACTTAAAAAGTGCAAGTCTCTTGGTGCCTTGGCTATGGTCCATGCTGAAAATGGAGATGCTGTATTTGAAGGACAGAAAAGGATGATTGAACTTGGAATTACTGGTCCAGAGGGACATGCACTTTCGAGACCCCCAGCA CTTGAAGGAGAAGCAACGGCTCGAGCTATTCGTTTGGCTGGTTTTGTGAACACACCTCTCTATGTTGTCCATGTTATGAGCATTGATGCAATGGAAGAAATAGCTAAAGCTCGGAAATCAG GGCAGAGGGTTACTGGGGAGGCAGTTGTTTCAGGATTAGTCCTTGATGATTCCAGGCTCTGGGATCCTGATTTTACAACTGCTGCCAA GTTTGTAATGAGCCCCCCTATTAGATCATTAGGACATGGAAAGGCTCTCCAAGGTGGCCTCTCAACTGGAGTTCTGCAG CTAATAGGAACGGATCACTGTACCTTCAATTCCACTCAGAAAGCTCTTGGGATTGATGATTTTCGCAAAATTCCAAATGGGGTCAATG GTATTGAAGAGAGGATGCATCTAGTTTGGGATACAATGGTG GAATCTGGCCAGATACCTGTCACTGATTATGTCCGGTTAACAAGCACAGAATG TGCTAGGATCTTTAATATATATCCAAGGAAAGGAGCAATATTGGTTGGATCGGATGCAGATATAATCATACTCAACCCAAATTCAAGCTTTGAAATAAGTGCCAGTACTCACCGCTCTAGAACAGATACAAATGTCTATGAGGGAAGGAGGGGGAAG GGACGGGTTGAAGTAACGATTGCTGGAGGGCGGATTGTTTGGGAAAATGGCCGACTGGAGGTGGCTCCGGGCTCTGGAAAGTACATAGAAATGCCGCCTTTCGGTTATATATTTGATGGAATTGACAAAGCAGACGCCAAATATCTATCTTCCCTGCGAGCTCCGGTAAAGAGATTCAAAGCAACAAGTTGA
- the LOC127797064 gene encoding dihydropyrimidinase isoform X2, producing the protein MGGNFIGTQTVIHFSLFVVLLLSFFPPITESSNQFCEAGTSYGYPDCGISSSSQWSSPSKILIKGGTVVNAHHQEIADVYVEDGIIVAVKPNLKVGSNVTVLDATGKFVMPGGIDPHAHLAMEFMGSRSIDDFFSGQSAALAGGTTMHIDFVIPTNGSLSAGFEAYVEKAKKSCMDYGFHMAITKWDESVSREMEIMVKEKGINSFKFFLAYKGSFMVNDELLLEGLKKCKSLGALAMVHAENGDAVFEGQKRMIELGITGPEGHALSRPPALEGEATARAIRLAGFVNTPLYVVHVMSIDAMEEIAKARKSGQRVTGEAVVSGLVLDDSRLWDPDFTTAAKFVMSPPIRSLGHGKALQGGLSTGVLQLIGTDHCTFNSTQKALGIDDFRKIPNGVNGIEERMHLVWDTMVESGQIPVTDYVRLTSTECARIFNIYPRKGAILVGSDADIIILNPNSSFEISASTHRSRTDTNVYEGRRGKGRVEVTIAGGRIVWENGRLEVAPGSGKYIEMPPFGYIFDGIDKADAKYLSSLRAPVKRFKATS; encoded by the exons ATGGGCGGGAATTTCATCGGAACTCAGACGGTGATCCATTTCAGTTTGTTCGTCGTTCTGCTGCTCTCATTCTTTCCGCCGATTACAGAATCCAGCAATCAG TTTTGTGAAGCTGGGACTAGTTATGGTTATCCAGACTGTGGAATCTCATCTTCATCTCAGTGGTCATCACCATCAAAGATTTTGATAAAGGGAGGAACAGTTGTGAATGCTCATCATCAAGAGATTGCTGATGTGTATGTAGAGGATGGGATTATTGTTGCTGTCAAGCCTAATCTCAAG GTTGGCAGCAATGTGACTGTGCTTGATGCCACTGGAAAGTTTGTCATGCCAG GAGGAATTGATCCTCATGCTCACCTAGCAATGGAGTTTATGGGTTCCAGGTCCATTGATGACTTCTTCAGTGGTCAATCTGCTGCTTTAGCAGGGGGAACAACAATGCACATTGACTTTGTTATCCCAACAAATGGAAGTTTATCTGCTGGTTTTGAAGCCTATGTAGAAAAAGCCAAGAAGTCGTGCATGGATTATGGTTTCCATATGGCCATAACCAAATGGGATGAATCAGTGTCAAGAGAAATGGAAATCATGGTTAAGGAGAAAG GTATCAACTCTTTTAAGTTTTTCCTAGCCTACAAGGGGTCTTTTATGGTAAATGATGAGCTTCTATTGGAAGGACTTAAAAAGTGCAAGTCTCTTGGTGCCTTGGCTATGGTCCATGCTGAAAATGGAGATGCTGTATTTGAAGGACAGAAAAGGATGATTGAACTTGGAATTACTGGTCCAGAGGGACATGCACTTTCGAGACCCCCAGCA CTTGAAGGAGAAGCAACGGCTCGAGCTATTCGTTTGGCTGGTTTTGTGAACACACCTCTCTATGTTGTCCATGTTATGAGCATTGATGCAATGGAAGAAATAGCTAAAGCTCGGAAATCAG GGCAGAGGGTTACTGGGGAGGCAGTTGTTTCAGGATTAGTCCTTGATGATTCCAGGCTCTGGGATCCTGATTTTACAACTGCTGCCAA GTTTGTAATGAGCCCCCCTATTAGATCATTAGGACATGGAAAGGCTCTCCAAGGTGGCCTCTCAACTGGAGTTCTGCAG CTAATAGGAACGGATCACTGTACCTTCAATTCCACTCAGAAAGCTCTTGGGATTGATGATTTTCGCAAAATTCCAAATGGGGTCAATG GTATTGAAGAGAGGATGCATCTAGTTTGGGATACAATGGTG GAATCTGGCCAGATACCTGTCACTGATTATGTCCGGTTAACAAGCACAGAATG TGCTAGGATCTTTAATATATATCCAAGGAAAGGAGCAATATTGGTTGGATCGGATGCAGATATAATCATACTCAACCCAAATTCAAGCTTTGAAATAAGTGCCAGTACTCACCGCTCTAGAACAGATACAAATGTCTATGAGGGAAGGAGGGGGAAG GGACGGGTTGAAGTAACGATTGCTGGAGGGCGGATTGTTTGGGAAAATGGCCGACTGGAGGTGGCTCCGGGCTCTGGAAAGTACATAGAAATGCCGCCTTTCGGTTATATATTTGATGGAATTGACAAAGCAGACGCCAAATATCTATCTTCCCTGCGAGCTCCGGTAAAGAGATTCAAAGCAACAAGTTGA